One genomic segment of Amycolatopsis granulosa includes these proteins:
- a CDS encoding helix-turn-helix transcriptional regulator: MEEALDARLRALATRVRRFRRERDLSQADLADRAGVSRSVVAELERSRLAAGGPRPTRNITLDTLFRMAEALGVHPADLLDDRQSPGTAAR, translated from the coding sequence ATGGAGGAGGCCCTGGACGCCCGGCTGCGCGCGCTGGCGACACGTGTGCGGCGGTTCCGGCGGGAGCGCGACCTGAGCCAGGCCGACCTCGCCGACCGGGCGGGGGTGTCCCGCTCGGTCGTCGCCGAGCTGGAACGGTCGCGACTGGCGGCCGGCGGCCCGCGCCCCACCCGCAACATCACGCTCGACACGCTGTTCCGCATGGCCGAGGCGCTCGGCGTGCACCCCGCCGACCTGCTGGACGACCGGCAGAGCCCGGGCACCGCCGCGCGCTAG
- a CDS encoding GntR family transcriptional regulator has translation MNRELAAHGPAYLYELVADDLARRIESGELAVNQPLPAEQVLARQYGIALGTCRHATRILRERGLVRTIPSKGTFVVGRPRRTPVYCFDQLLGVA, from the coding sequence GTGAACAGAGAACTCGCCGCGCACGGTCCCGCCTACCTCTACGAACTCGTCGCCGACGACCTGGCCCGCCGCATCGAGAGCGGTGAACTCGCGGTCAACCAGCCGCTGCCGGCCGAACAGGTGCTCGCCCGGCAGTACGGCATCGCGCTCGGCACCTGCCGCCACGCCACGCGGATCCTCCGCGAGCGCGGTCTCGTGCGCACGATCCCGTCGAAGGGCACGTTCGTCGTCGGGCGACCGCGGCGCACGCCCGTCTACTGCTTCGACCAGCTGCTCGGCGTGGCGTGA
- a CDS encoding aminoglycoside phosphotransferase family protein yields the protein MTTPAPIDVPDGFAASYGAHGPAARAWLAGLPRLAGEFLDRWSLRLDGRPAYGMASLVLPVLRSDGTPAVLKLQQPREETAGIAAGLRAWNGDGTVRLLDHDDGTATQLLERLDTTRPLSSVADDSEAIQILADLLARLTAVPAPAGLRRLSDIAAAMLDQVPKAVPALRDPAEQRLVRRCASAVAELIGEPGDRLLHWDLHYDNVLAGTREPWLAIDPEPLAGDPGFELLPALDNRWDEVRATGDVTRAVLRRFDLLTEVLGLDRDRAAGWTLGRVLQNALWDVEDGKVTLEPVQVAITTALLPPR from the coding sequence GTGACCACACCTGCCCCCATCGACGTACCGGACGGATTCGCCGCGTCCTACGGCGCGCACGGCCCCGCGGCGCGGGCATGGCTCGCCGGGCTGCCCCGTCTGGCCGGCGAGTTCCTGGATCGCTGGAGCCTGCGGCTCGACGGCCGGCCCGCCTACGGCATGGCGTCGCTGGTCCTGCCCGTGCTCCGGTCCGACGGAACTCCCGCTGTGCTGAAGCTTCAGCAGCCGCGGGAGGAGACGGCCGGGATCGCGGCCGGCTTGCGGGCGTGGAACGGCGACGGGACCGTCCGCCTGCTCGACCACGACGACGGTACCGCCACTCAGCTGCTGGAGCGGCTGGACACGACCCGGCCCCTGTCCTCCGTCGCCGACGACAGCGAGGCCATCCAGATCCTGGCCGATCTGCTGGCGCGGCTGACCGCGGTGCCCGCCCCGGCCGGTCTGCGACGGCTGTCCGACATCGCCGCCGCCATGCTCGACCAGGTCCCGAAAGCGGTACCGGCCCTGCGCGATCCCGCCGAACAGCGGCTGGTGCGCCGCTGCGCGTCCGCCGTCGCCGAACTCATCGGGGAACCCGGCGACCGCCTGCTGCACTGGGATCTGCACTACGACAACGTGCTCGCCGGAACACGCGAACCCTGGCTGGCGATCGATCCGGAACCGCTGGCCGGCGACCCGGGATTCGAGCTGCTGCCCGCGCTGGACAACCGGTGGGACGAGGTGAGGGCCACCGGTGACGTCACCCGCGCGGTGCTCCGGCGCTTCGACCTGCTGACCGAGGTCCTCGGGCTGGACCGCGACCGGGCGGCCGGCTGGACCCTCGGCCGGGTACTGCAGAACGCGCTGTGGGACGTCGAAGACGGCAAGGTGACACTGGAACCGGTCCAGGTCGCCATCACCACGGCCCTGCTGCCCCCTCGGTGA
- a CDS encoding PaaX family transcriptional regulator, which produces MSRRREVSHTSARSVLMTVLGEFVLPRDRPVWTSTLVDVLAMFGIEEKSARQALARTAAEGWLVSQRHGRRVQWSLTAPGRRLLTEGAERIYGFGREHTPWDGTWLMLLVSVPETKRDLRHSLRTRLTWAGFGSPTPGVWISPHPNRQDEAKSIVRDLGLDAEAMSFVAAYGSVGEEDAMVARAWDLSALEERYEDFVDEFAGLTPASGEAVLHAQTRLVHEWRRFPFLDPRLPGRLLPENWSGAKAAGLFHRRHVEWRPVAQRHWDALIGVEEAA; this is translated from the coding sequence GTGAGCAGGCGGCGCGAGGTCAGCCACACGAGCGCGCGATCGGTTCTGATGACCGTGCTCGGGGAGTTCGTGCTGCCGCGGGACCGCCCGGTGTGGACCTCGACCCTGGTCGACGTGCTCGCGATGTTCGGCATCGAGGAGAAGTCGGCCCGCCAGGCACTGGCCCGCACCGCCGCGGAAGGCTGGCTGGTGTCGCAACGGCACGGCCGCCGGGTCCAGTGGTCACTGACCGCGCCCGGCCGGCGGTTGCTGACCGAAGGCGCGGAGCGCATCTACGGCTTCGGCCGCGAGCACACCCCGTGGGACGGCACCTGGCTGATGCTGCTGGTGTCGGTGCCGGAGACGAAGCGGGACCTGCGGCACAGCCTGCGCACCCGGCTGACCTGGGCGGGCTTCGGCTCACCGACGCCCGGCGTGTGGATCAGCCCGCATCCGAACAGGCAGGACGAAGCGAAGTCCATCGTGCGTGACCTGGGACTGGACGCCGAGGCGATGTCGTTCGTCGCCGCCTACGGCAGCGTCGGCGAGGAGGACGCCATGGTCGCCCGCGCGTGGGACCTGAGCGCCCTGGAGGAGCGGTACGAGGACTTCGTCGACGAGTTCGCCGGGCTGACACCCGCGTCCGGTGAGGCGGTGCTGCACGCGCAGACGCGGCTGGTGCACGAGTGGCGCCGCTTCCCGTTCCTCGACCCCCGGCTGCCGGGCCGGCTGCTGCCCGAGAACTGGAGCGGCGCGAAGGCCGCGGGACTGTTCCACCGCAGGCACGTGGAATGGCGCCCGGTCGCACAGCGGCACTGGGACGCGCTGATCGGCGTGGAAGAGGCCGCCTAG
- the pepE gene encoding dipeptidase PepE, with translation MRLLLLSNSTAPGRGYLEHATDALAEVLADVRRLVFVPFALADHDGYTATVAKALAPFGVEVTGAHQDDPIRLLNSAQAVFTGGGNTFRLLRQLYRRELLAPIRDRVAHGTVYIGSSAGTNVACPTIRTTNDMPIVQPPAFEAAGFVPFQINPHYLDAPPSATHMGETREERIEQFLEENDVPVLGLREGTWLRREDRALTLGGEEVGARLFRRGAEPAELRPGANLGDLLADEIA, from the coding sequence ATGCGTCTGCTGCTGCTGTCCAATTCGACCGCGCCCGGACGCGGCTACCTGGAGCACGCGACGGACGCGCTGGCCGAGGTGCTGGCGGACGTGCGCCGGCTGGTGTTCGTCCCGTTCGCCCTGGCCGACCACGACGGCTACACGGCCACCGTCGCCAAGGCGCTCGCCCCGTTCGGCGTCGAGGTCACCGGCGCCCACCAGGACGACCCGATCCGGTTGCTCAACTCCGCTCAGGCGGTGTTCACCGGCGGCGGCAACACGTTCCGGCTGCTGCGCCAGCTCTACCGCCGCGAGCTGCTCGCCCCGATCCGCGACCGGGTGGCGCACGGGACCGTCTACATCGGATCGAGTGCGGGCACGAACGTCGCCTGCCCCACCATCCGCACCACGAACGACATGCCGATCGTGCAGCCGCCCGCGTTCGAGGCGGCGGGGTTCGTGCCGTTCCAGATCAACCCGCACTACCTCGACGCGCCGCCGTCCGCCACCCACATGGGCGAAACACGCGAGGAGCGGATCGAACAGTTCCTCGAGGAGAACGACGTGCCGGTGCTGGGCCTGCGGGAAGGCACCTGGCTGCGCCGCGAGGACCGGGCGCTCACCCTCGGCGGCGAGGAGGTGGGCGCGCGGCTGTTCCGCCGCGGCGCGGAACCGGCCGAGTTGCGCCCGGGCGCGAACCTCGGCGACCTGCTGGCCGACGAGATCGCCTGA
- a CDS encoding MarR family transcriptional regulator, translating into MIKEYSAEELAAQPIGAWSSEASRRVVGALRAALAVEDLTQPHWWTLNHVAGKPGEWTRQALVERLARYDDLGIDFDEVFDDLLARGWMTERDGRLTLTEAGEAGRARARERNARVHERMHEGVDTADFVTTINVLRRMVANLGGDGNLPD; encoded by the coding sequence GTGATCAAGGAATACTCGGCGGAAGAACTGGCGGCCCAGCCCATCGGGGCGTGGAGCAGCGAAGCCTCCCGGCGCGTGGTCGGCGCGCTCCGCGCCGCGCTGGCGGTCGAGGACCTCACCCAGCCGCATTGGTGGACGCTCAACCACGTCGCCGGGAAGCCGGGGGAGTGGACTCGCCAGGCACTGGTCGAGCGCCTGGCGAGGTACGACGACCTGGGTATCGACTTCGACGAGGTCTTCGACGACCTCCTCGCCCGCGGCTGGATGACCGAGCGGGACGGGCGGCTGACGCTCACCGAGGCAGGTGAAGCCGGCCGGGCCCGAGCGCGCGAGCGCAACGCGCGGGTTCACGAACGGATGCACGAGGGCGTCGACACCGCCGACTTCGTGACCACCATCAACGTGCTGCGGCGCATGGTGGCGAACCTCGGGGGCGACGGCAACCTGCCGGACTAG
- a CDS encoding TIGR03667 family PPOX class F420-dependent oxidoreductase, which produces MAGDVLPDPATAFGQRVRARLEHERVVWLTTAGADGTPQPNPVWFVWAGDGFLVYNAVHAKRLSHIRDRPQVSLNFDSDGQGGDIVVFRGLARPVDPHPGPHENPSYVAKYGDAMTRISGSLEAFGEAYPHAVHITVRGVRGF; this is translated from the coding sequence ATGGCAGGTGATGTGCTTCCGGACCCGGCCACTGCGTTCGGACAGCGGGTGCGTGCCCGGCTCGAGCACGAGCGGGTCGTGTGGCTGACCACGGCCGGTGCCGACGGCACACCCCAGCCGAACCCGGTGTGGTTCGTGTGGGCCGGCGACGGGTTCCTGGTGTACAACGCCGTGCACGCGAAGCGCTTGTCGCACATCCGGGACCGGCCGCAGGTGTCGCTCAACTTCGACAGCGACGGTCAAGGTGGGGACATCGTGGTGTTCCGCGGCCTCGCCCGGCCGGTCGACCCGCACCCGGGGCCGCACGAGAACCCGTCGTACGTGGCGAAGTACGGGGATGCGATGACCCGGATCAGCGGCAGCCTGGAAGCGTTCGGGGAGGCGTACCCGCACGCCGTGCACATCACCGTCCGGGGAGTACGCGGCTTCTAG